The Deinococcus sp. YIM 134068 genome window below encodes:
- the folB gene encoding dihydroneopterin aldolase, producing MSRVVLEGLEFHARHGVYETEAALGARFVIDAELHWAFAGIPDDLGAAVNYAAAYDAIREEVTGHRWKLIEVLADRVARRLLRDHPRLERVTVRVHKPFAPLPGVFRDVYAELTLRQGE from the coding sequence ATGAGCCGCGTCGTTCTGGAGGGGCTGGAGTTTCACGCGCGGCATGGTGTCTACGAGACGGAGGCGGCCCTGGGCGCGCGATTTGTCATCGACGCGGAGCTGCACTGGGCCTTTGCGGGCATCCCCGACGATCTGGGAGCCGCCGTGAATTACGCCGCCGCCTACGACGCCATCCGCGAGGAGGTGACGGGCCATCGCTGGAAGCTCATCGAGGTCCTCGCCGACCGGGTGGCCCGCCGACTGCTGCGCGATCACCCCCGCCTGGAGCGCGTGACGGTGCGGGTTCACAAGCCCTTCGCGCCCCTGCCCGGCGTCTTCCGCGACGTGTACGCCGAGTTGACCCTGCGGCAGGGGGAATGA
- the folK gene encoding 2-amino-4-hydroxy-6-hydroxymethyldihydropteridine diphosphokinase, giving the protein MMGSEVSYVALGANLGDALGALRVARDELAQLGTLTGVSGLYVTVPVGGPPGQSDYVNAAVCLVTSLGPAELLAALHNIEARAGRTRRERWEARVLDLDLVLYGQRVLDTPGLTLPHPRAWDRAFVLVPLADLDMDLPHPVSGETVRAALERVGREGVTLAAPFW; this is encoded by the coding sequence ATGATGGGGAGCGAGGTGTCATATGTGGCCCTCGGTGCCAATTTGGGAGATGCGTTGGGTGCTTTGCGGGTGGCGCGGGACGAACTGGCCCAACTCGGTACACTGACGGGCGTGAGCGGCCTGTACGTCACGGTGCCCGTGGGCGGTCCGCCCGGTCAATCTGACTATGTGAACGCCGCCGTCTGCCTCGTCACTTCGCTTGGTCCTGCCGAACTCCTGGCCGCTCTCCACAACATCGAGGCACGCGCCGGACGGACGCGCCGCGAGCGGTGGGAGGCGCGTGTCCTCGACCTCGACCTCGTTCTGTACGGGCAAAGGGTGCTGGACACGCCGGGCCTGACGCTGCCGCATCCGCGCGCCTGGGACCGGGCCTTCGTCCTCGTGCCGCTGGCCGACCTCGATATGGACCTTCCGCATCCGGTCAGTGGGGAAACGGTGCGGGCGGCGTTGGAGCGTGTAGGACGCGAGGGCGTCACGCTCGCCGCACCCTTCTGGTGA
- the pnp gene encoding polyribonucleotide nucleotidyltransferase: MTGKTYTTMLGGRELSIETGRLARLVSGSVTLRYGDTMLLVTAQARDDRSTLDFLPLTVEVEERHYAVGKIPGSFQRREGRPGERAILTARLTDRQIRPLFPKGYRHETQVIITVVSADGQNLPDVLGPIGASAALMLSDIPWNGPTACVRVGQVGGEYVLNPTTDQLTRSTLDLVVAGTRDAVMMVEAGAQEVDEETLVGAIEFAHAGMQGVLDLIETMRAEMGREKFNILAEGDLSPDLVPELAEAARAAGLRDALLTVKKKERSANLKALRDRLIGERLGDETENADERTLALKTAFGKVEKQELRRLIIEEDLRADGRDTRTVRPIWIEVRPLPRAHGSAIFTRGETQVLGVATLGTERDEIIVDDLTAEDHDRFLLHYNFPPYSTGEVKRMGGQSRREVGHGHLAKRAIRAVLPDYDDFPYVLRVVGEVLESNGSSSMATVCAGSLALMDAGVPLRAPVAGVAMGLVMEGERYRILTDILGLEDALGDMDFKVCGTAGGVTALQMDIKVGGITPAIMREALTQAREARLHILGKMAEVLPRPRPELSPTAPRILTLKINPELIGKVIGPGGKQIRELEAMGAQITVEEDGTVRIFSADGEAAERVRARIEGLTKTARVGEEYEGTVVKTAPFGAFVNLFPGQDGMLHISQISEQRVNAVEDVLNVGDKLRVKIVGVDDRGKIDLIRPELEGKIAPREPRPARAGGGGDRGPRPPRRD; the protein is encoded by the coding sequence ATGACAGGCAAGACATACACGACGATGCTCGGCGGGCGCGAACTGAGCATCGAGACGGGGCGACTGGCGCGGCTCGTCAGCGGCAGCGTCACCCTGCGCTACGGCGACACCATGCTCCTCGTCACCGCTCAGGCGCGCGACGACCGGAGCACGCTGGACTTCCTGCCCCTCACCGTGGAGGTCGAGGAGCGCCACTACGCGGTGGGCAAGATTCCCGGCTCCTTCCAGCGGCGCGAGGGGCGGCCCGGCGAGCGGGCGATCCTCACGGCGCGGCTGACCGACCGCCAGATTCGGCCCCTCTTCCCCAAGGGCTACCGCCACGAGACGCAGGTGATCATCACGGTGGTCAGCGCCGACGGACAGAACCTCCCCGACGTGCTCGGCCCCATCGGCGCGTCGGCGGCCCTGATGCTCAGCGACATCCCGTGGAACGGCCCGACCGCCTGCGTGCGGGTGGGGCAGGTGGGCGGCGAATACGTCCTGAACCCCACCACCGACCAGCTCACGCGCTCCACCCTCGACCTCGTGGTGGCGGGCACGCGCGACGCGGTGATGATGGTGGAGGCGGGCGCGCAGGAGGTGGACGAGGAGACGCTCGTGGGGGCCATCGAGTTCGCCCACGCCGGGATGCAGGGCGTGCTGGACCTGATCGAGACGATGCGGGCGGAGATGGGACGCGAGAAGTTCAACATCCTCGCGGAGGGCGACCTAAGCCCTGACCTCGTGCCCGAACTCGCCGAGGCCGCGCGGGCGGCGGGGCTGCGCGACGCCCTGCTCACCGTGAAGAAAAAGGAGCGCAGCGCCAACCTCAAGGCCCTGCGTGACCGCCTGATCGGGGAGCGCCTCGGGGACGAGACCGAGAACGCCGACGAGCGCACCCTCGCCCTCAAGACGGCCTTCGGCAAGGTGGAGAAGCAGGAATTGCGCCGCCTCATCATTGAGGAGGACCTGCGCGCCGACGGGCGCGACACGCGCACGGTGCGGCCCATCTGGATCGAGGTCCGGCCCCTGCCCCGCGCGCACGGGAGCGCGATTTTCACGCGCGGTGAGACGCAGGTGCTCGGCGTGGCGACCCTGGGCACCGAGCGCGACGAGATCATCGTGGACGACCTCACCGCCGAGGACCACGACCGCTTCCTGCTGCACTACAACTTCCCGCCGTACTCCACGGGCGAGGTCAAGCGCATGGGCGGCCAGTCGCGCCGCGAGGTCGGTCACGGCCACCTCGCCAAGCGGGCCATCCGGGCGGTCTTGCCCGACTACGACGACTTCCCCTACGTGCTGCGCGTGGTCGGCGAGGTGCTGGAGTCTAACGGGTCGAGTAGCATGGCGACCGTGTGCGCCGGGAGCCTCGCGCTGATGGACGCGGGCGTGCCGCTCCGTGCCCCGGTGGCGGGCGTGGCGATGGGCCTCGTGATGGAGGGGGAGCGCTACCGCATCCTCACCGACATCCTGGGGCTGGAGGACGCGCTGGGCGACATGGACTTCAAGGTCTGCGGCACGGCGGGGGGCGTCACGGCCCTGCAAATGGACATCAAGGTGGGCGGCATCACCCCGGCGATCATGCGCGAGGCGCTGACGCAGGCGCGCGAGGCCCGGCTGCACATCCTGGGCAAGATGGCCGAGGTGCTGCCCCGGCCCCGCCCCGAACTCTCGCCCACCGCGCCGCGCATCCTCACCCTCAAGATCAACCCCGAACTCATCGGCAAGGTCATCGGGCCGGGCGGCAAGCAGATTCGGGAGCTGGAGGCGATGGGCGCGCAGATCACCGTGGAGGAGGACGGCACCGTCCGCATCTTCAGCGCCGACGGCGAGGCCGCCGAGCGCGTCCGCGCCCGCATCGAGGGCCTGACGAAGACCGCCCGCGTCGGCGAGGAGTACGAGGGCACGGTGGTCAAGACGGCTCCCTTCGGTGCCTTCGTCAACCTCTTCCCCGGTCAGGACGGGATGCTCCACATCTCCCAGATCAGCGAGCAGCGCGTGAACGCCGTCGAGGACGTGCTGAACGTCGGTGACAAACTCCGCGTGAAGATCGTGGGCGTCGACGACCGGGGCAAGATCGACCTGATCCGCCCCGAACTGGAGGGCAAGATCGCCCCGCGTGAACCGCGCCCGGCCCGTGCTGGGGGAGGCGGCGACCGGGGACCGCGCCCACCGCGCCGGGACTGA
- a CDS encoding molybdopterin oxidoreductase family protein yields the protein MTAPLLPTTRDVLLTCPLDCPDACRLRVTLGRGEDGRERAVKLTGDANHPYTKGFACAKTVHYPARQNHPDRPLYPLRRVGSKTDPEPQFERVTWDEALDDIAARLRTLLDTRGPSSILRYHYAGTMGLMENSHAHALWRALGTPELDETICATAGSAGWQMGYGPRYGVDPLDVPHARLIVLWGINSLSTHSHLTPQMTAARKAGARIIHIDPYRNRTSAYADTHLKLRPGTDTALALGVMHELFAHGWTDEAYIAEATTGVEELREAAREWTPERTASVTGLTVEEVRDLAHAIGTTRPTYLRVGYGMTRHESGGTALRAVTLLPALTGDWRHRGGGVVLSTSGAFALNRSRLGGAHLVRPETPHINMNELANALAPEAGFGAVVVYNCNPAVVAPDSKRVRSGLQRDDLLVVVLEQAMTETARLADYVLPATTFMEHPDLYPSYGHHWLGYNEAALDAPGETRPNTWVFQQLARRLGVTEPSVYWTVDDLMREVLNTDHPHLAGITPERLRAEGSVRLNLPEVFLPYADGAPTPSGRVQLSPAPRHREPEAALNAEYPLRLLTPPAHHFLNSTYGNLSNLNRAEGGEPHVLIHPADAEAYVLTDGGRATITSEIGQVVRRVRVTEAVQPGVAVVEGTWWGLSAPDGESINAVTAQTLTDLGGGSTFHNTRVRVGRAGAATS from the coding sequence ATGACCGCCCCGCTTCTGCCGACCACCCGCGACGTGCTGCTCACCTGTCCCCTCGACTGCCCGGACGCCTGCCGCCTGCGCGTGACGCTGGGCCGGGGCGAGGACGGGCGCGAGCGGGCGGTGAAGTTGACCGGGGACGCGAACCATCCCTACACGAAGGGGTTTGCGTGTGCCAAGACCGTCCACTACCCGGCGCGGCAGAACCACCCCGACCGCCCGCTGTACCCGTTGCGCCGCGTCGGGAGCAAGACCGACCCCGAACCCCAGTTCGAGCGTGTGACCTGGGACGAGGCGCTGGACGACATCGCCGCCCGGCTGCGGACGCTGCTGGACACGCGCGGCCCGTCCTCCATCCTGCGCTACCACTACGCGGGCACGATGGGGCTGATGGAGAACTCGCACGCCCATGCGCTGTGGCGGGCGCTGGGCACCCCCGAACTCGACGAGACGATCTGCGCGACGGCGGGGTCGGCGGGCTGGCAGATGGGCTACGGCCCGCGCTACGGCGTGGACCCCCTCGACGTGCCGCACGCCCGTCTGATCGTGTTGTGGGGCATCAACTCGCTGAGTACCCACAGCCACCTCACCCCGCAGATGACGGCGGCGCGCAAGGCGGGGGCGCGCATCATCCACATCGACCCCTACCGCAACCGCACCTCGGCCTACGCGGACACCCACCTCAAGCTGCGGCCCGGCACCGACACGGCCCTCGCCCTCGGCGTGATGCACGAGCTGTTCGCCCACGGCTGGACCGACGAGGCGTACATCGCGGAGGCGACGACGGGCGTGGAGGAGTTGCGCGAGGCGGCGCGGGAATGGACGCCCGAACGCACGGCCTCAGTCACGGGTCTGACGGTAGAGGAAGTCCGCGACCTCGCCCACGCCATTGGCACGACGCGGCCCACCTACCTCCGCGTCGGCTACGGCATGACCCGGCACGAGTCCGGTGGGACCGCTCTGCGCGCCGTGACCCTCCTGCCCGCGCTGACGGGCGACTGGCGGCACCGGGGCGGGGGCGTCGTCCTGAGCACGAGCGGGGCCTTCGCGCTCAACCGCTCGCGGCTGGGCGGGGCGCATCTCGTGAGGCCGGAGACACCCCACATCAACATGAACGAGCTGGCGAACGCGCTCGCGCCGGAAGCGGGCTTCGGGGCCGTCGTCGTCTACAACTGCAATCCCGCCGTCGTCGCCCCCGATTCCAAGCGGGTGCGCTCGGGCCTTCAAAGAGACGACCTCCTCGTGGTCGTGCTGGAACAGGCGATGACCGAGACGGCGCGGCTGGCCGACTACGTGCTCCCTGCGACGACCTTCATGGAACACCCCGACCTGTACCCGAGCTACGGCCACCACTGGCTCGGCTACAACGAGGCCGCGTTGGACGCTCCCGGTGAGACGAGGCCGAACACCTGGGTCTTTCAGCAACTCGCCCGCCGCCTCGGCGTGACGGAACCGAGCGTGTACTGGACGGTGGACGACCTCATGCGCGAGGTGTTGAACACCGACCATCCGCATCTCGCCGGAATCACCCCCGAGCGGCTGAGGGCGGAGGGGAGTGTGCGCCTCAACCTGCCCGAGGTCTTCCTGCCCTATGCGGACGGTGCCCCGACGCCGAGCGGGCGGGTCCAGCTTTCCCCCGCGCCCCGTCACCGCGAACCCGAGGCCGCCCTCAACGCCGAGTATCCCCTGCGCCTCCTCACGCCGCCCGCCCACCACTTCCTGAACTCCACCTACGGCAACCTGTCCAACCTGAACCGTGCCGAGGGTGGGGAACCCCACGTCCTGATCCACCCCGCCGACGCGGAAGCCTACGTTCTGACGGACGGCGGACGTGCCACGATCACGAGCGAGATCGGGCAGGTCGTCCGCCGCGTGCGGGTGACGGAGGCGGTGCAGCCCGGCGTGGCCGTCGTCGAGGGAACGTGGTGGGGCCTCAGCGCCCCCGACGGCGAGAGCATCAACGCCGTGACCGCACAGACGTTGACGGACCTGGGCGGGGGCAGCACGTTCCACAACACGCGGGTGCGGGTGGGGCGGGCCGGGGCAGCCACGTCCTGA
- a CDS encoding VOC family protein, translating into MKLNHINLEVTDVTATVDLFETYFGFRRTRLVTQEMAFLRDENQALISLFRNEAVVYPQMFHIGFTRETVEEVDELHRRLVEGGFHPEAPREDHGRWTFYFATPGGFTLEVQKFHRELV; encoded by the coding sequence ATGAAGCTCAACCACATCAATCTGGAGGTCACGGACGTTACGGCGACCGTCGACCTATTTGAAACATACTTCGGCTTTCGGCGCACGCGACTCGTGACTCAGGAGATGGCCTTTTTACGAGACGAGAATCAGGCGCTGATTTCCCTGTTCAGGAACGAGGCTGTGGTGTATCCACAGATGTTCCACATCGGTTTTACCCGTGAGACGGTCGAGGAGGTCGATGAGCTGCACCGCCGCTTAGTGGAAGGCGGTTTCCACCCGGAAGCACCCAGGGAGGACCACGGGCGCTGGACGTTCTATTTCGCCACGCCGGGGGGGTTCACGCTGGAGGTGCAGAAGTTTCACCGGGAACTCGTGTAG
- a CDS encoding SDR family oxidoreductase yields the protein MTRVVLITGGSRGIGAATARLAAERGYRVGVDYHRDADAAEAVVRDIEKVGGRALAVQADVGREEDVERLFDEVQSALGPVTALVNNAGILERQARVDEIDAGRLGRVLSTNVVGAFLCAGAAVRRMSTRYGGVGGVIVNVSSRAAVLGSPGEYVDYAASKAAVDTLTVGLAREVAAEGIRVCGVRPGLIETEIHALGGEPGRVARLAPGVPLGRGGSAEEVAHAILWLLSDEASYVTGTLLDVSGGR from the coding sequence ATGACCAGGGTCGTCCTCATCACGGGCGGCAGCCGGGGCATAGGAGCGGCCACCGCCCGACTCGCGGCGGAACGCGGCTACCGGGTCGGGGTGGATTACCACCGGGACGCAGACGCCGCCGAAGCGGTGGTGCGCGATATAGAGAAGGTTGGAGGCCGGGCGCTCGCTGTACAGGCCGACGTGGGCCGCGAGGAAGACGTGGAGCGGCTGTTCGACGAGGTTCAGTCGGCGCTCGGTCCGGTCACGGCGCTCGTCAACAACGCGGGCATCCTGGAGCGTCAGGCACGGGTGGATGAGATAGACGCCGGGCGGCTGGGCCGTGTGCTGAGCACCAATGTCGTCGGGGCCTTCCTGTGTGCTGGGGCGGCGGTGCGGCGCATGTCCACCCGCTACGGGGGTGTGGGCGGCGTGATCGTCAACGTCTCGTCGCGGGCCGCCGTGCTGGGGTCGCCCGGCGAGTACGTGGACTACGCGGCGTCGAAAGCGGCGGTGGATACCCTCACGGTCGGCCTGGCCCGCGAGGTCGCCGCCGAGGGCATCCGCGTCTGCGGGGTACGCCCCGGCCTCATCGAGACGGAGATTCATGCGCTGGGCGGGGAACCGGGCCGCGTCGCCCGGCTGGCCCCAGGCGTGCCGCTGGGCCGGGGCGGCAGCGCGGAGGAGGTCGCCCACGCGATCCTGTGGCTCCTCTCCGACGAGGCGAGCTACGTCACGGGCACTCTGCTGGACGTGAGCGGCGGGCGCTGA
- a CDS encoding ArsC/Spx/MgsR family protein gives MTAPQVQMFGLKKSAATRAAERFFKERRVKIHFVDLSAKPIAKGELTRFVQKFGLNSLLDTEGKAYERSNLAYLRTTEDAIIARVIETPELLRLPLVRGGKVLTVGEDVEGWGRMLEG, from the coding sequence ATGACCGCCCCCCAAGTCCAGATGTTCGGCCTGAAAAAGAGCGCCGCCACCCGTGCCGCCGAGCGGTTCTTCAAGGAGCGGCGGGTCAAGATTCATTTCGTGGACCTGAGCGCCAAACCCATCGCCAAAGGAGAGCTGACCCGCTTCGTGCAGAAGTTCGGCCTGAACTCGCTGCTGGACACCGAGGGCAAAGCCTACGAGCGGTCCAACCTCGCCTACCTCCGCACGACGGAGGACGCCATCATCGCCCGCGTCATCGAGACGCCGGAGCTGCTGCGCCTGCCCCTCGTGCGTGGCGGCAAGGTGCTGACGGTAGGTGAGGACGTGGAGGGCTGGGGGCGGATGCTGGAGGGCTGA
- the ruvB gene encoding Holliday junction branch migration DNA helicase RuvB yields MTEPLDAALRPKTLTEYVGQERLKEKLTVYLQAAKGRREALDHTLLFGPPGLGKTTLAHIIAHELGVNIRVTSGPAIEKPGDLAAILTNSLEEGDVLFIDEIHRLGRVAEEHLYPAMEDYKLDIVLGQGPAARTIELPLPRFTLVGATTRPGLITAPMRSRFGIIEHLEYYTPTEIGTNLLRDARLLGFGLVEEAAVEIGARSRGTMRIAKRLLRRVRDYAEVAGEKTIELPRALDALDRLGLDAAGLDDRDKKYLETLIHRFAGGPVGVDTLATAISEDALTLEDVYEPYLIQLGFIKRTPRGRVATAHAYDHLGLPVGGRDEDLSGIYTN; encoded by the coding sequence ATGACCGAACCGCTCGACGCCGCGCTGCGCCCCAAGACCCTGACGGAGTACGTGGGTCAGGAGCGGCTCAAGGAAAAGCTGACGGTGTACCTCCAGGCCGCGAAAGGCCGCCGCGAGGCGCTGGATCACACGCTGCTCTTCGGGCCTCCTGGCCTCGGTAAGACGACGCTGGCGCACATCATCGCGCACGAACTCGGGGTGAACATCCGGGTCACGTCGGGTCCCGCCATCGAGAAGCCGGGGGACCTCGCCGCCATCCTCACGAACTCGCTGGAGGAGGGCGACGTGCTCTTCATCGACGAGATTCACCGCCTGGGCCGCGTGGCCGAGGAACACCTCTACCCGGCGATGGAGGACTACAAGCTCGACATCGTGCTGGGGCAGGGTCCGGCGGCGCGGACCATCGAGCTGCCGCTGCCGCGCTTCACGCTCGTGGGCGCGACGACCCGGCCCGGCCTCATCACCGCGCCCATGCGTTCGCGCTTCGGCATCATCGAGCACCTGGAGTACTACACGCCCACCGAGATCGGCACGAACCTGCTGCGCGACGCCCGGCTGCTCGGCTTCGGGCTGGTGGAGGAGGCCGCCGTGGAGATCGGTGCCCGCTCGCGCGGCACGATGCGAATTGCCAAGCGGCTGCTGCGGCGTGTGCGCGACTACGCCGAGGTCGCGGGCGAGAAGACCATCGAACTGCCCCGTGCGCTGGACGCCCTCGACCGCCTCGGGCTGGACGCGGCGGGCCTGGACGACCGCGACAAGAAGTACCTGGAGACGCTGATTCACCGTTTCGCGGGCGGCCCGGTGGGCGTGGACACCCTCGCCACCGCCATCTCGGAAGACGCCCTGACGCTGGAGGACGTGTACGAGCCGTACCTCATCCAGCTCGGCTTTATCAAGCGCACGCCGAGGGGCCGCGTCGCCACCGCCCACGCTTATGACCACCTGGGGCTGCCCGTGGGCGGGCGGGACGAGGACCTGTCGGGAATTTACACGAACTGA
- a CDS encoding VOC family protein — MPVQTHHPAGTPSWFDLTSGKPEEARRFYSRLFGWSFEDQGPEYGHYHWVCKSGHVVAGFMPKSPEMGEMPSTWTVYYGSDDARADAERIRELGGQVMVEPMDVHGLGHMLVASDPTGAVFGLWQPLSFPGSELENEHGSMTWQEVNTRDAGAARAFYTRLFSASSEPMQGVEGLTYHTLKKDGMEVGGIMGMDAEHWPDSIPPHWMPYFAVNDVREAVRVAPESGGTVQVPPFDSPYGTIAILSDPDGAVFSVIELSEP; from the coding sequence ATGCCCGTCCAGACGCATCACCCCGCCGGAACGCCGAGTTGGTTCGACCTCACGAGCGGGAAGCCGGAGGAGGCGCGGCGGTTTTACAGCCGCCTCTTCGGCTGGAGCTTCGAGGACCAGGGGCCGGAGTACGGCCATTACCACTGGGTCTGCAAGAGTGGGCATGTGGTCGCCGGATTTATGCCGAAGTCGCCGGAGATGGGGGAGATGCCGAGTACCTGGACCGTCTACTACGGCAGCGACGACGCGCGGGCCGACGCCGAGCGCATCAGGGAACTGGGCGGGCAGGTCATGGTGGAGCCTATGGACGTGCATGGGCTGGGCCACATGCTCGTCGCCAGCGACCCCACGGGAGCCGTCTTCGGGCTGTGGCAACCGCTGAGCTTTCCCGGCTCCGAGTTGGAGAACGAACACGGCAGCATGACGTGGCAGGAGGTCAACACACGCGACGCCGGGGCCGCCCGCGCCTTCTATACGCGGCTGTTCAGCGCGAGCAGCGAACCCATGCAGGGCGTGGAGGGCCTGACCTACCACACGCTGAAGAAGGATGGGATGGAGGTCGGCGGCATCATGGGGATGGACGCGGAACACTGGCCCGACTCCATCCCGCCCCACTGGATGCCCTACTTCGCCGTGAACGACGTGCGGGAGGCCGTCCGGGTCGCCCCGGAGAGCGGCGGAACGGTGCAGGTGCCGCCCTTCGACTCGCCCTACGGCACCATCGCCATCCTGAGCGACCCGGATGGGGCAGTATTCAGCGTTATCGAGCTGAGCGAACCCTGA
- a CDS encoding SCO family protein: MKWFTAALLALAAVLGGLLLFRNVSPTAQGGTALDAPVPLPALRLVNEQGEAATLADSGGKVRLVFFGFARCPDVCPATLAALKNNLAELQPAQRERIGVQLVTVDPEHDGPEVLRDYLGRFDPAFTGLTGEAATIDEAARVMFVANVKPAPQPQGDHGGHDDHTEAAGNGSANAEAAGASAAQAARLHGDQVSVVDAQGRFVRVYGNSEVLAGDLAHDLPGLIRMHGQ, from the coding sequence ATGAAGTGGTTCACGGCGGCCTTGCTCGCCCTCGCCGCAGTTCTGGGAGGGCTGCTCCTTTTCCGCAACGTCTCCCCCACCGCGCAGGGAGGCACCGCGCTCGACGCGCCCGTGCCCCTGCCCGCGCTGCGACTGGTGAACGAGCAGGGGGAGGCGGCCACCCTCGCCGACTCGGGTGGGAAGGTGCGACTGGTGTTCTTCGGGTTCGCGCGCTGCCCGGACGTGTGCCCGGCGACGCTGGCGGCCCTGAAAAACAATCTGGCCGAGTTGCAGCCCGCCCAACGCGAACGCATAGGCGTGCAGCTCGTGACGGTGGACCCGGAACATGACGGGCCGGAGGTGCTGCGCGACTATCTGGGCCGCTTCGACCCCGCCTTCACAGGGCTGACGGGTGAGGCGGCGACCATCGACGAGGCCGCGCGGGTGATGTTCGTGGCGAACGTGAAGCCCGCGCCCCAGCCGCAGGGCGATCACGGCGGGCACGACGACCACACGGAGGCGGCGGGGAACGGCAGCGCGAATGCAGAGGCTGCCGGGGCGAGCGCGGCTCAAGCGGCCCGACTGCACGGCGATCAGGTCAGCGTGGTGGACGCACAGGGCCGCTTCGTGCGCGTGTACGGCAACTCCGAGGTGCTGGCCGGGGACCTCGCCCACGACCTGCCGGGATTGATTCGGATGCACGGTCAGTAG